One region of Oryza glaberrima chromosome 7, OglaRS2, whole genome shotgun sequence genomic DNA includes:
- the LOC127779203 gene encoding uncharacterized protein LOC127779203 isoform X2, whose protein sequence is MDDAEANILASLGRVRLCDLAAADGLPSDGYKMCVSALTQSLAQYSAAVVELPPADGALLRSGLDSARLFFHQRGYGSGEAGGGSGDAREWCKTSGYYADPQMWLEIYDFRPGITPVEPNGVAELPPSGLPDMFSVLGKVSREVLDAISFSLNLRSSTFTELLDNIPLRSQEVSSSVLSACCHSRPSMEGTQQHSVASQDDEQLLMFSDQENQIDKTLLTLVKSDRSGLYIKDLHGRWILVDGDLGPLDIVVYPGLALYRETAGYVNPAVHKTEVGNLQECMFGRCSLVFKLMPRSVARLSGEEMRAAGHGVDAQFQVPILVNDFMQTEHSANQLFPKNNEPSPHVEQEEEILYILMLAIVKFHIYIQYLLYPVTSCL, encoded by the exons ATGGATGACGCGGAGGCGAACATCCTCGCGTCCCTCGGCCGCGTGCGCCTctgcgacctcgccgccgccgacggcctccCGTCCGACGGCTACAAGATGTGCGTGTCGGCCCTGACGCAGTCGCTGGCGCAGTACTCGGCGGCCGTCGTCGAGCTGCCTCCGGCCGACGGCGCCCTGCTGAGGTCGGGGCTGGACTCCGCACGCCTCTTCTTCCACCAGCGCGGGTACGGctccggcgaggccggcggcggctcgggtgaTGCCCGGGAGTGGTGCAAGACGTCTGGCTACTATGCTGATCCTCAGATGTGGCTGGAAATATATGATTTCAGGCCCGGCATCACGCCGGTAGAGCCGAATGGTGTGGCGGAATTGCCGCCGTCCGGGTTGCCTGATATGTTTTCGGTGCTCGGGAAGGTTTCCCGGGAGGTCTTGGACGCGATTAGCTTCTCGCTGAATCTGCGTAGCTCCACATTTACGGAGTTGCTTGACAACATACCCTTGAGAAGCCAGGAGGTATCATCTTCTGTTCTTTCGGCGTGTTGTCATTCGAGGCCGTCGATGGAAGGAACACAGCAGCATAGCGTCGCTTCTCAGGATGATGAACAATTGCTCATGTTTTCGGATCAGGAGAACCAGATTGACAAGACTTTGCTTACGCTGGTTAAGTCGGATAGGTCGGGCCTGTATATCAAAGATTTGCATGGGCGCTGGATTCTTGTCGATGGGGATCTTGGTCCGCTTGATATTGTTGTCTATCCTGGCCTTGCGCTTTATCGGGAAACAGCTGGCTATGTAAATCCAGCTGTGCACAAGACGGAGGTCGGAAACTTGCAGGAATGTATGTTTGGGCGGTGTTCGTTGGTGTTCAAGCTCATGCCTAGGTCAGTTGCAAGGCTGAGTGGTGAAGAGATGAGGGCTGCTGGCCATGGTGTTGATGCTCAGTTTCAGGTCCCCATACTGGTTAATGATTTCATGCAGACAGAACATTCAGCAAATCAACTTTTTCCCAAGAACAATGAACCATCACCACATGTTGAACAGGAAG AAGAAATACTCTACATCCTCATGTTAGCCATCGTAAAATTCCATATCTACATCCAGTACTTGCTGTATCCGGTAACATCTTGTCTTTAA
- the LOC127779203 gene encoding uncharacterized protein LOC127779203 isoform X1, translating into MDDAEANILASLGRVRLCDLAAADGLPSDGYKMCVSALTQSLAQYSAAVVELPPADGALLRSGLDSARLFFHQRGYGSGEAGGGSGDAREWCKTSGYYADPQMWLEIYDFRPGITPVEPNGVAELPPSGLPDMFSVLGKVSREVLDAISFSLNLRSSTFTELLDNIPLRSQEVSSSVLSACCHSRPSMEGTQQHSVASQDDEQLLMFSDQENQIDKTLLTLVKSDRSGLYIKDLHGRWILVDGDLGPLDIVVYPGLALYRETAGYVNPAVHKTEVGNLQECMFGRCSLVFKLMPRSVARLSGEEMRAAGHGVDAQFQVPILVNDFMQTEHSANQLFPKNNEPSPHVEQEASYNFVMKRKKEGRKTKALPPSKRLRLEAQRVLKERVQDIADKKGIKLRFCSLRDCESHIKSLDHPCENIRTEIGWPPGVPFVHPHDLPNKAKLRFLEAYEPGWTASQQDLESRSL; encoded by the exons ATGGATGACGCGGAGGCGAACATCCTCGCGTCCCTCGGCCGCGTGCGCCTctgcgacctcgccgccgccgacggcctccCGTCCGACGGCTACAAGATGTGCGTGTCGGCCCTGACGCAGTCGCTGGCGCAGTACTCGGCGGCCGTCGTCGAGCTGCCTCCGGCCGACGGCGCCCTGCTGAGGTCGGGGCTGGACTCCGCACGCCTCTTCTTCCACCAGCGCGGGTACGGctccggcgaggccggcggcggctcgggtgaTGCCCGGGAGTGGTGCAAGACGTCTGGCTACTATGCTGATCCTCAGATGTGGCTGGAAATATATGATTTCAGGCCCGGCATCACGCCGGTAGAGCCGAATGGTGTGGCGGAATTGCCGCCGTCCGGGTTGCCTGATATGTTTTCGGTGCTCGGGAAGGTTTCCCGGGAGGTCTTGGACGCGATTAGCTTCTCGCTGAATCTGCGTAGCTCCACATTTACGGAGTTGCTTGACAACATACCCTTGAGAAGCCAGGAGGTATCATCTTCTGTTCTTTCGGCGTGTTGTCATTCGAGGCCGTCGATGGAAGGAACACAGCAGCATAGCGTCGCTTCTCAGGATGATGAACAATTGCTCATGTTTTCGGATCAGGAGAACCAGATTGACAAGACTTTGCTTACGCTGGTTAAGTCGGATAGGTCGGGCCTGTATATCAAAGATTTGCATGGGCGCTGGATTCTTGTCGATGGGGATCTTGGTCCGCTTGATATTGTTGTCTATCCTGGCCTTGCGCTTTATCGGGAAACAGCTGGCTATGTAAATCCAGCTGTGCACAAGACGGAGGTCGGAAACTTGCAGGAATGTATGTTTGGGCGGTGTTCGTTGGTGTTCAAGCTCATGCCTAGGTCAGTTGCAAGGCTGAGTGGTGAAGAGATGAGGGCTGCTGGCCATGGTGTTGATGCTCAGTTTCAGGTCCCCATACTGGTTAATGATTTCATGCAGACAGAACATTCAGCAAATCAACTTTTTCCCAAGAACAATGAACCATCACCACATGTTGAACAGGAAG CATCGTATAACTTTGTGATGAAGAGAAAGAAGGAAGGTAGAAAAACAAAGgcactccctccttccaaaagaCTTCGCCTAGAGGCGCAGAGGGTGCTCAAGGAGCGTGTCCAGGATATTGCGGATAAGAAAGGCATCAAGCTGAGATTTTGCAGTCTCAGGGACTGTGAAAGCCACATAAAGTCGTTAGACCATCCATGTGAGAACATCAGAACTGAAATCGGATGGCCGCCAGGGGTTCCATTTGTCCATCCACATGACCTTCCAAACAAAGCAAAGCTCAGGTTTCTGGAAGCCTATGAACCCGGATGGACTGCCTCCCAGCAAGATTTAGA GAGCAGGTCTCTGTAA